The following are encoded in a window of Cervus canadensis isolate Bull #8, Minnesota chromosome 11, ASM1932006v1, whole genome shotgun sequence genomic DNA:
- the LOC122450471 gene encoding olfactory receptor 4A47-like — protein sequence MEQRNNVTEFVLLGLTQSPQGQKILFVIFLLIYIVTMVGNLLIVLTVVSSPMLDIPMYFFLGNLSFMDAVYSTTVTPNMIIDLFCAKKIISFQACMIQLFTEHLFGGAEILLLVVMAYDRYVAICKPLYYMTVMNQRVCVLLLLLAWTGGFLHAILHILFVYSLPFCGPNVIDHFGCDMYPLLKLACTDVRVIGFTVLANDGAICVVLFTLLLISYGVILRSLKDLSQEGRRKALSTCGSHITVVVLFFVPCIFLYVRPPSTLPIDKSLAVFYTIVTPMLNPLIYTLRNGEMQNAMKKLWNRRRK from the coding sequence ATGGAACAAAGGAACAATGTAACTGAGTTTGTCCTCTTGGGGCTCACTCAGAGCCCCCAGGGTCAGAAGATATTATTTGTCATCTTCTTGCTCATCTACATCGTGACCATGGTGGGCAATCTCCTCATTGTCCTGACTGTGGTGTCCAGCCCAATGCTTGACATCCCTATGTACTTCTTTCTTGGCAACTTATCATTTATGGATGCTGTTTATTCTACTACAGTCACCCCAAATATGATTATAGACTTATTCTGTGcgaaaaaaatcatttcattccAAGCATGCATGATCCAACTTTTTACAGAGCATTTATTTGGTGGTGCTGAGATTTTACTCCTGGTggtcatggcctatgaccgctacgtggccatctgcaaacctTTGTATTATATGACAGTAATGAATCAACGGGTATGTGTTCTGTTACTGCTGTTAGCCTGGACTGGTGGGTTTTTACATGCTATCCTTCATATTCTCTTTGTTTACAGTCTCCCCTTCTGTGGTCCCAATGTCATTGACCACTTCGGATGTGACATGTACCCCTTGTTAAAACTGGCCTGCACTGACGTCCGTGTTATTGGCTTCACGGTGCTGGCTAATGATGGGGCCATCTGCGTGGTCCTCTTCACACTCTTACTCATCTCCTATGGGGTCATCCTGCGCTCCCTGAAGGATCTCAGTCAGGAAGGGAGGCGCAAAGCCTTGTCCACCTGTGGCTCCCACATCACTGTGGTGGTCCTCTTCTTCGTGCcctgtatttttctgtatgtgaGACCTCCTTCCACTTTACCCATTGACAAATCCTTGGCAGTGTTTTACACCATCGTCACCCCTATGTTGAACCCTCTGATCTATACGCTGAGAAATGGAGAGATGCAAAATGCCATGAAAAAGCTCTGGAACAGAAGACGAAAATGA